The stretch of DNA ACTTTGGGTTCCGTATTAgagatgtgaagaacctttacatcaaataaaggttctttagaccttcaaAAGCTGCTTCACACCCTTACATCTCCTTATTACAAacatgttctttatggaaccaaagtggttcttctgtggtgtcGCGTCAAGAACCttgtgaagcacctttattttttatttgatatttttttgttttcttttttttttttgagatgaGAATCGTAGAGGGCGCTATAGAGACAGCTTAAAGCAGTGATGGCAAACTCATTTGAGCTCATTACACACAGTCCAGTGTACACTCTTCTGACAAAGGTTCGatacagaaatctgatatatggcaatATCTAGATTTAGAATATATGATGTGAACTTCCCTTATATCCGACATGTATTTATCATGTAGTGAAATCTATATGACATATATGCCAGTTGGCCATTGGCATACAAACACATAACACATAATACATCACaatacacccttgatttcaaaatgaacaatgagcagatgtcccaaaacttttgtccagatagtgtatGTGGATGCGTATATGCTTATGGAGTCAAAGCAGCATATTGCTCTGCTCTGTTCACAAGAACGTTCAAAAGTAGGGAGTGCTGTACCCTGCTAGAGCTGTATCTGGACAGTGGTTTCAGTGTAATTGGGTATTTGAAGGGAAATTCCTAAAAGTTCTGTCCTGTAAAATAGATTTGATGTAAACAAATTAATTGAAAGTGTGTTTGGAACTGAATTGGGTCACCGTACAAAAATGTACCCACTCTCTTTTATTTGCTATCCAAAGGCAGCAGGGATTGTACACGTCTATTCTacgttatttttttaatgtaatgttaatgCTAGAGTTacgttttctatttttttctgcatgaataaaaaaaaacactgtctgaACCTAAACATGCTCGAAACACCGTGGTAAAACACTGCCTCAGGCAGCAAGCAGTGCACACATAACGGATTACTGTAAAAGATCTTTGTGAGGAAGCTTGAAATTACTCAGAACATTACTCAGAACATTACTCTGGAACCAATCCTCTTcaatatatagaaaatattcaatatttctcAATTTGAGATTATTTAACATCATCTAACTCATTGTAAGAGGTTTTTTGTTGTGTCCCAGTGTGACGTTGCTCAGCATAGGCCTCTGTTAGCTGCTGTATCAGATCCAGGGAgctgtgctttcctctgagcatgctAGGCTACCCAGCGTTTCTGCCTCAGCGGCAGGTGGAAAAGAGGCGGAGGCTGGCTGTTGCTGGGCATTGCTGGTGATGGAGGGGAGTTCAAACGAATGGGGATTGGGCAACTGGACTTTCAAATAGGGTAGAAAACAAGGTCAAATTAgaaattaattacataaaaaagtccaggacccccccccatgtgcaattaagagtcaattatctgtaaataatctgtaaataatattgttattgcttctttttattattgatattgtgtatatattggcaATTCATCtatgtttttgcatctgagtgtcttgctatcccttttctgctgtgacactgagaattacccaactgtgggactaataaaggattatcttatattaataatatcattaAAAACATCCAGCAATGGATTATTTTATCTATATCCCAGAGCAGATTATCATCACTGCCACACAAAAAAggcaattttacaggaggaggaaaaaacctttgcttttattggaggtcaatgtaaaaaaatttaaaaccccaggcattttggagcatttctattggtctattcatcatgaaattcattttgatacaatatataaaacaactgccagatttgcaTTATTTCAAAAcgtgaaaaacagcagaaattgaCATATAAGGGTTTTCGACAGTGCTAATACATTTGTAACAGAGCTTTTAGAGACACCATAATCTCTGGACGTCTTTGGACAACTGCATCCATTCACCGCCACTGTGACCAATTCTGACCGCTCTGCTAAGTTCCTCCTGAACCCCTCTCTGCCTTaatgtttacatcttaactgtTTAATTATATACAAATTGTGGAAGTCCCCCTTAGGGTTGTGCTCCCTGGTTGAAGTAAGAGGCTTGAATTTGAGGGCTGTTGATTGGTGTGACCTTTATACTACAGCCTTCCACACTGTTCCTACTTTACTGTGCAGTCTGCACCATGGCATAGGAATCGGAGCTATACGTCTATTGTATCTATGCATTGGGGTGACACACATACCCTTTAAAATCAAAGTGAGCGGGATTATGTCAGTGAGTGGAGCACCATTGCTCCCTCTATTCATAATGGTCAAACAAcaagtccccccccctccccaaacccCCAGGTGTGAGTTTAACAACAGCATCTACATGCAATGTAGGTGTTAAGAAGGTTAAGATAACCAATCCTGAATGAATTGAATTGACATGCCTGAGACGTTTGTCTTGTTCTGTACCAGATCCATTTAGGATAATGGGAATTGGCATTCAGATGCAAAGCTGTTCAGCTATTCGGTCTCCATGGCAAGGAAGTGCCACTTGGATTGCATTTGAATTGCAGAGCTATGGACATCACTGAGTAATGGACATCGCTTCCATTTAGCAAAGGTGAATGTGAGCAGTTCCAGTTTGcctgtgtaataaacagtgctgtgaaaacCTATTCAATTAATCCCTACTTATCCCCATTGACTGACACCCTGCCGAGTCGATCACTACAACTGATCAAATTACAAGGGTGTTAGAAATCAGCTGGCCTAACAATGCTGGCTGCACTCTATAAGTGGTGTCAGATATGTCCAAGGTGGCCAAGGCTGATAGACTTGCACCGTCTTGCTCGGCCTGCCCATTAGCAGCACCATTTACACGTTTAATAATCACAGGCCTCGTGAGGACAGGAATGTCTGGAATGTCTCAAGGTATTGTCGCCCCAGAATGGACaatgtgaacagtgtgtgtgtgtgtaggtatgcACACCCTAATGTGTGTCGGAGGGAGGGCTTGAGGGCGGTTGCTTTGCTTTGGAATGGACAGGTCTAGCCGATGTAAGCTGTGAGAGCTGAGAGGAGGCCTAGTGCTGTAAGCTTGAGTGCAGTCGCACCACACGGTCACTGGATGGCAGTGAAAGAGCATGTAGTGCTTATCTTAGTGAAACCTCACAAACTCCCTCTGGTTGTGTTTGCTGTTCTTTTTGGTCATCTGTGTGACCAAATGTCCTGCAGATAAACAACTAAACAGCACAGAATAGCAAAGATCAGGTCAGGTtatattttacagtaaacaagtaaGTAAGTCTACAGTATCTTCTTTCCatagtgtatataaataaacaaataaaaaatgtatttggaggaaacaaatatgtatttataaccAATAATTGAACTGATCAGCAACACAATCTAATCTTTATACATAAAGGGCTTATGCAAAGGTTTAAATGCTCCTGATGAAATGACacttttgttgtttatttgttgtttgttgtaaataaataaacatcctCTACAGACTTTAATATGaacattttctgcacattttaggtATCACCTTTTTATTCGCTGAATTTAACATAATGGAATAATACACAGaacatatataatgtaattatcTCTGTAGAGGACGTGACTTATTTACATtggattgttttgttttgcatttattctaatgtGGGTGTATAATCCAAATAAACTGTTACCGCCAATGTATAGATGTAATTatatcaattaaataaatatataagaaaATAAGCAATATGAGGTCCCCTGATGctatacattacacacacacacacacatatatacatattatactatatatatatatatatatatatattttttttttttttttttttttttttttttttattatttattttattttttttatgccctTAGCTTTAAATGGAAggcaatgtaaaataagagttcatTCCAACTCATCAATTATattaatttctattggtcgattaTATTCAtccataattataataattacaggGTTCAAAACCATGGAGAAtctacagacaaaaatggagatacatgtttttcattgaccAACAGTGATATATAGTATCAGGGCACCTCCTTATTTATtgtcttctgaaattaagggtattaaaaaatactttatcctgcttttgttggaacattgctgtgaggatttgattgcattcaccccataagtactggatgaagcatcaTCATAATTCAGTTCCTGGAAAGCTGGGGGtctgtatacccctctaaccccatggcattaggcagcatggggccaaaaggttcatgtttatctgctccagggagtcctattctattggcagtacttctctacagggactagacaagctgtgtgtgagtgtgtttaccagcagctgaatgcgttcattacaaagggtgtccacaaatatttggacatgtctTGTATATTATTCTATAATTATAGTAAtaaaggagcatttctattggtcatcgtgacattttgacacaatataaggAACAGCCTGGTCAGTAAGAGTTTATCTGATCAGTTTAACCATTTCCAAAAGTGCCCTCTCACCTCTCACCGCTCAAGCCGCTCCtcattggctggctgactgtGCTGCGCTGCGCTGATTGGCTGAGGCTGGAGTAACGGGAAACGAACGGGCCTCAAAAGTCACTGCTGTTCGCCTCTCGGAGCAGAAGCTCGTGAACGAGTCTTGGGAGCTGGACTCACATCTGGTCAGAGTGTTTGCAGCTCGTACAGCTCTGGTCTTACTACTTTAGTAAGTATCTGAATGCAGAGGAAACCTTCTGGCCAACTAAGCCTGGTCCTGTGTTGGAGTTTGGGCTGAGTTTGGATTTAGACAGATGGCTAATTTTGTGATCTTTCCCTTTAGGACAGTAAAGGagatcatatcatatcatatcatatcaagGGGAAGAGAACAGGATGGtaagtggattttttttttactgttacatGTGAAACTATTATAAATGCAAGCTTTTTGTTTTGGAGAGTTTGGGGCATTTTGGCACACTTTTACGCACAGCTTTCTGTCTGTCGTTTATGAGAAAGACCCTCCAGCTTGTTTGCTCAGTTTAGCAAAGTTGTTTTTCCAGCCTTCTGCAGTTGTTCCCCCTCTTACTGTGTGAACCCACTGTCCCTGGGGGGCTCTGGCATGGAGTAGAATGGCAGCTCTGACAGTGATGTGATGGTTGGGCAAGCAGCACatgtggcgtgtgtgtgtgtgtgtgcgctgtggTAGGCGAACCAAATGGTCAGCGTTTTGAGCTCATAAGTCAAGTCTGTGCCTTGGGCAACAAACTGCAACAGCAACAGCCACGATGATCTATTCCTAGTGCCAGTAAAAGCTTGCTGTGCACAAAGTGCCTGGGCTTGATCTTCTCAACACTGCTGACCTTAAAGGGAAACTCCACTGAATTgtaaaattgtaatattaatacatCAATTTAAAAATGCCAGGGGACCATATTTTTGTAGGGGGGGGGCACACTAGAGACACACATATCCACCGTTGTTAGGATGTTGTgcctgggggtggggggtgtgtgagggggttgtaagtaggcctaagttgtttGCTGAACTGAAAGGAGGTGATTTGGTCATGTAGGCTATTGTTGTAGGCTGGTTATTGGCCTTGTTTTGCTATAtgagtaactgtgtgtgtgttaatgtacattagcatactgtagctgcagggttcgagaggtatttccaccctcacacacacacacacacacacactgccacggtcCTACAGCTTAGACCTTCTAGCCACTGCATACCTGCGtgtcctctttttaaaaaaaacccagaaatgTGGTCACCCCAGCATTTGGATGaaatgagatatatatatatatatatatatatatatatatatatatatatatatatataaaatatgccaTACCTTTCATATGCACTGAGAGCTTCAGACATCTGGTCTCATTCACCACCTTTGAGCATTTCAGCAGACTGGGGTTTAAGTCCTACAGGCCAAGACTCCTCTAACCCTACATACTCCTACCTGTGTGACATGATTCACATGTAAATCAATCTGGACAAACCCATCAGACAAACCCTGTAACTGTAAACGTAAAAGCGAACCACTTAACTGACTGATGCATGGACTTTGCTGAAAATACTACAAAtgggtggaattcccctttccATTTCTCAGCTGACTACAATAGCGTCCCTTCAGAATCGACTTCAAGCCAGTGGTTGAGCTGCCCTGCAAGAATAGATCTAAATGATTGGGAAGGAATTTGCTTGGAAGCAAAGCAACCTCCGCCCAACTGTATACATTTTTCATGGTCTTAAGCAAACCGCTGGCGGCTCCCCAGTGCTCGCTCTCGTTTGAGAGCCAAATGCTTAAGTTCGCACAGCTGTGATAACAGCACTGAGTGGTCAGTGGTCCCCATAACTGCGCCTCGAGCCTCGCCACAGGCTGTAAATTACCTATACCATTGCACTTACTGGCAATCCGCTCAGAACTGGAAGCGCCACAGAGCTGCAGGTCAATGAGCAAGTGATAGTAAAGCAGGTTCAGGGAAATTGGAAGTGTGGAAGTTCTGGTGTTTTGGGGACTCTTCGGTTTGGTAGAGGCCTGAGGTCATTATCTgagaggaagggggggggggtattgttGTTCGAGTGTGGTCATCTATTGGGAGATGTGATCAGGTGACTTCCAAAATATGAGTcataacagtacagtgcatttgGATCTCAGAGTGTTTTGCTTCCACATCTAAAGTTGAGGCGTCCAGCCTTTTTTCCATGGATTCGACATGGATTTAATTACAGTGATGGAACACTGTTCTTTTCCAGCCAAAGAATCCTGATTCTTCACCCTGAACTCTAACCTACATTGTGCAAAGTAGTTAACAAATAATGTCACTTCCTCTCTTGACCCTCTTTAGGGGTAGGGGGATGTGCTACGCTTCACTTTCgtcctccttttcctctcctcctgaGGCAGGGAGGTGCTCAGCTCGCATCCTGCTTCCACAGCCAGCACGGATATGTGTGCACGCAGCACCCTCCGAATCCGCTCCCTCAGGGTTCTCAGACTGCTGCGTAGTTTTTTTTCTCCCACTAAAATGTCTCATTGTCTTTATATGGAGGCCAAATGTTCTGCGGTTATTTGCTGTAGGGCTTGTTAAACGCAGCTGCTCCAAGTAAGGATCTAACTGCAGATTCCTTTTATGTGAATCAAAGGGAAAGATTAGTCACTTAGGGAACTTAGATGGTGCTCAGATGGTGCTTTGTTCTAACTTGGGATGAGCAtgtgtgtccaaatattattAACCGTTATACCTAAAGAACTATTTGGGTGTTTCTTATGTTGTGGACGTCTGGCAGAGACAGTAGTAATCCCCAGTTATGATGCCCAGTGATACTTCAGTGCAGTTAACATAAGCAAACTGAAAAGGGAAATTCCACAGAATTTTCCACAAAATTGCAGGATTTCATTATTCAGATATGAACAAAGTCtttcagaaggaaaaaaacaacattggctttctttacagtggtggtgatcgGAACTAGAGGCCaaattcacaaaagctttcctatATTCTTAAATGCAAATCTCCAAAAAATCTGAATAATTCCTTAAATATTCTCTTAAGAAAgtcttaactattattattattattttctatgattttattattattttaaaatattttcttaagACACCCTTGGCTGTTTTCTTATTTAGGCAATTTTAaccaaatattttttaataaaaaaaaattaacaatgtaaaaaaacataattttttttttccaaaattcaGTTAAACAGTTAAACACAAACAAGTGTCAAAAATATGTCCAGTAAACAAGAGCACAATTAGAAACGAACCGCACTTTTAATCCAGTTAAATGAGACATTAATTCTATAATTCAACCATTTCATCTGATCATTTTACAGGCCGACCTTCTGACCTCTCACACTCTGAGGAAGTGGCGTTGCAaggttaaaaaataattaggaaCATATATTTTTGGAGAATAGCAATTATTCCTAGAATCCTTCCTAAGTAAAATCAGTAAATTAAGATGATTTCTGAAAAATagcaatttattaatttaagaaTTAAGTTGAAAAAAGCTTATTTAGGAAGAATAACACAAGTGTAGCCCTTTTATGTGTTATCTGATGGCAAACAATGATAGTGTTAGGAACCAAGGGGCTTCAGTAGTCTCTTGTAGTCTAGTCTGGTTAAATTCACCACCACTGAGAACGTTTCTAAGACTGTACGTTTCTCTGGATGGATGCATTTACACACCAGACCACTCTGAATAACTtaatttaagcatttaaaatgtacaaataagTACAGATTCAGAAAAAACATGGTGGACTTTCTCATAAACCTGcaaaatttacattttaaaggatTTTTAAACgattttttaaattttcattACGGTTCACTTCGCCTTCGTTTGTACACTTGAACATCAAGCATAGTTAAAATGCTCATAATGGGGAACTTCAGATTTCTAACCCCTCTTTTTCTGCCCACAGCTGTGTGTGCGGGACTCCGGTGACTGCTTCCGGGACCAGATGCGCTACATGATGCGCTCCCTACAGGACCTGAAACACATGCGGGAGCCTACTGAGCCCCCCAGACGCTCCTACGCAGTGACACGAGCCTGCCTCCGAAGAGAGCAGCAGCGGGAGCACCTGAGCCGCCAGCAGATTTCCCAGTCCAGCGACGCCGGCACCTACGACTCTGCCTGCTGTCTGGCCAGTCctctggaggaagaggaggacgaggaggatgGCATCGGCCACCTGCCCCGAGGCTCGCCCTGCAGCGAGAAGAGTCTGGACTTTGATTCGGGATATTCTGAAGCGTCGTGGCAGGATGAGGGTGTGGTGCTGCGGAGGACCAGGAATGTCAGGGTTTCATCCTCGGCCTGTGTCCGCACCAACCGCGTGCGGCCCAAATCCACCTCGGACGCTTGCCTGGAGCGCTGGACTTCGTTTGAAGCCAGCGAGCCAGAGGACTGGACCACATCCCTGCTGACCAGAGGACGCAACAGGCAACCCTTGGTTCTGGGGGACAACAGTTTCGCAGACCTCATTAAAAACTGGATGGACCTTCCGGAGTGTCCGGACTCGGCCCAGCTAAAGCCTAACCCCAGCCGCAAACTTGCCAAAGACTTCCTGGTGAACATGAGGCGGAAACTAGCTGGAATGTCAAAGGGCACAGAAGGACGAGGGAAGGCTGCGGAGCCTTGCACAAAGCGCATGTCGTGTCCTGTAGGGTTTCAGACTCCAAAGCCCTTCTTCCACCAGTCACACACCGGCCTGCACCAGCTGGAGACAGACTTTTACCAGTTTAGCGCCCTCATGAAGACCGGGAGCAGACAGCCCATAATATGCAATGACATCATTGGATACATCTGAGACACATGCTGGCCACTGTGACGGCCTCAAGGACTGGATAATAATTTacagaaatatttttatataagcTTATGTGTAAAAAAGGTGTTTGGTGAAATAAAGGATTTGGAAAAGTCAAGTCACGAATTTCTTTGACATTTTTTATTCCACAGTGTGCAATTAGTTAACCCTTTAATtcccttatatatatatatatatatatatatatatatatatatatatatatatatatatatatatatatatatacacacataactTACACACAGGGGTATCTATATTATCGATATTGTCGGAAATATTGTTGATATTTCGTCAGTGCCAAAAAagcatgtatttttatatatatatatatttaaggtGTTATtcgatgtataaatagtaagaaCCTGAATGGTTGGGGTGAAGAATGCACAGATCTTAtatacaagcctatttacaaccctgttattttgcttcacAATCGAACGCGCCAATTTTCCTTTTAAGGAGGCCGTGTGAAAAAGAAAACTCCATaatctctgctctgattggctggattAGAGctgaataacactgtaattatccctgagtcttactggatagtgctgCTATCCTCTCATTGTAACCTCTCAgcatgatgtgctgttagcaagctgaagagattatagctggttagcttttagccttgcccccattCGCTTCCCCATGTCTGGCTTTCTTGagtgctttcccttctgatgtgcgTTTAGCTCCAGTTAGGTTCAGATGAGGGAGTCAAGTTTGCTTTCGAGGGAGcggagaagagatggtaaaggcCTCTCggctaatgttagcttttagcctaccaccacatttgctttttttttcatttgattttgccacttccatgtactgaactctcactATTCAACTATGCCACAGAACAAAGTTGGTCATTCTAGGGCCTCTTTAAagaccaactgcatgtttcattagaGAGTGTAagtattttgttattttgggTTTAGTGCAAAAATGAATTTTGAATGAATGAAAGTATTTTTATAGCATTACAACTATTTTTAATTGCCTCTTCGAGTTCTTATTGAAATCTCATCTAATTGATCAAACCtcagaaaacaaaaaatataatgAATTACGTGTAGGGAAAAATATTGAGTAGTCATGTGTATAATATTTATCCCATATCGCCTGGTCTTATAGTAGTGTATGAATAatttagagtactatggtctacATAATACTAATGATCTGTATCtgtagataagataagataagatagataagataagatagtcctttattagtcccgcagtggggaaattcacagtgtgacagcagaaagggatagcaagacactcagttacaaaaatttagataaataatttacactatatacacaatataaataagaattaaaaaagcaataaacaatattatttacagcaaaagactcttaattgcacatgggggtgggatattgcacatagtattccctgaacatgaacatgtgtgtgtagttaagatagatagatagatagatagatagatagaggggtatacagaTAGATGggtatacagatagatagatagatagatagatagatagatagatagatagaggggtatacagatagatagatagatagatagatagatggacagacagagagatagatagatagtggGGTAGTCGATAGTAGATAGATTACAGCAGCTGACTAACTTTACAATCTAGTGACCAGGCTATATTTCCTAGGCTATGTTTCTTTTGCCCCCTGTCTGCATATCACCAAGTAAGGTTTGTAAATCCGTTTATATATAAGTAGTAGTGAAATGCTAGGCCTGTCACGTTAATTACGCTATCAAGCCGGTATATcgactttgtttaaaaacagtggacttatttgatttatatttcatttattaattaatatgccAGTTTAATATTCCTGAATATTCTTAATAATTAAAAGTTCATAGCTCAATCCTGAGTCATGCTGCGTTGCCATCTgtggctggagtctgagagagcacaattggccgggCTCTCTCCGGAttggtagatggtgctctctcaaGCAATGTTGgtctggtgcggtggagctggggacctgacgCTCAAGCAGTTCACGTGTATCAGAGAAGACGTGAGTTAAGTCTTTGCCCTCcaagtgttgggagcattgctagtgctagggagagttttgaatgggtgggttaattggcagcaccagaTTGGATGAAAATGGGAAAAAGTTTATTAAAATAGGTGTAATTTCATATATATCAGCAGCATGAAATGATCTTAAATGACAACAATATAATTTCAGAAAAATATTGTCCAAAAAAACTAATTTTTGTAATTGGCAGGCCtacttaattaaaaaataaaggtgctacagaagCTTATTTGAGCAAGGCCACACATCTTTATTCCAagcatgcttctttatggaacctaaagagtgtagcatctttattttctcAGATTGGGACCAAGACGAGTGAGATCAGATCCCTGTTACCAGAAAAAAGAGACACCATAG from Salminus brasiliensis chromosome 7, fSalBra1.hap2, whole genome shotgun sequence encodes:
- the inka1b gene encoding PAK4-inhibitor inka2, whose amino-acid sequence is MLCVRDSGDCFRDQMRYMMRSLQDLKHMREPTEPPRRSYAVTRACLRREQQREHLSRQQISQSSDAGTYDSACCLASPLEEEEDEEDGIGHLPRGSPCSEKSLDFDSGYSEASWQDEGVVLRRTRNVRVSSSACVRTNRVRPKSTSDACLERWTSFEASEPEDWTTSLLTRGRNRQPLVLGDNSFADLIKNWMDLPECPDSAQLKPNPSRKLAKDFLVNMRRKLAGMSKGTEGRGKAAEPCTKRMSCPVGFQTPKPFFHQSHTGLHQLETDFYQFSALMKTGSRQPIICNDIIGYI